Proteins from a genomic interval of Pseudoalteromonas sp. MEBiC 03607:
- a CDS encoding porin, which produces MKRTYIATLIASMSIVTINSHAIEIYKDDKNSVTVGGFIDARVISTQGETEIVNGVSRINLDFKRQLKNEWQALAFLEWGVNPVGNSDIVYNNRFETVQDEFLYNRLGYVGVIHEKYGRITVGKQWGAWYDVVYNTNYSLVWDGNAAGVYTYNKDDGAVNGTGRGDKVLQYRNNWGNFHIALQTQLKSDDFYTCDIADISRASCQALWDQGNNAAQKVEFNSTYGASLSYYATDELKFTAGVNRGQFEILYAGGRKQSVTDLIYGVGMTYGDFNKPGWYASANINKNENHDTDNLGRLIKEAVGSESLVSYRFDNDIRTFLAYNIFDAGDDYVIQPNFNADPNDVFKRQFAVLGLHYFLGDDTILYIEARKDFSDFSSNDAEQEAQMSQTEDDGIAIGFNYTL; this is translated from the coding sequence ATGAAAAGAACTTACATAGCAACATTAATCGCAAGTATGAGCATAGTCACAATTAACAGTCATGCTATTGAGATATACAAAGATGATAAAAACAGTGTCACTGTTGGTGGCTTTATTGATGCCAGAGTGATCAGCACTCAAGGTGAGACTGAAATTGTAAATGGTGTATCCCGTATAAATTTGGATTTTAAACGCCAGCTAAAAAATGAATGGCAAGCCTTGGCATTCCTAGAGTGGGGAGTAAACCCTGTAGGTAATAGTGACATTGTTTACAATAATCGCTTTGAAACTGTGCAAGACGAGTTTTTATACAACCGTTTAGGTTATGTTGGTGTAATACACGAAAAATATGGACGAATTACTGTAGGTAAGCAATGGGGTGCTTGGTATGACGTGGTTTATAACACAAACTACAGCCTAGTATGGGATGGCAATGCTGCCGGGGTCTACACCTACAATAAAGACGATGGAGCAGTAAATGGTACTGGTCGAGGCGATAAAGTACTGCAGTATCGTAACAACTGGGGAAATTTCCATATAGCATTGCAAACGCAATTAAAATCAGATGACTTTTATACCTGCGATATCGCCGATATTTCGCGTGCATCATGTCAGGCATTATGGGATCAAGGTAATAATGCTGCTCAGAAAGTTGAGTTTAATTCAACTTATGGTGCTTCCCTCTCCTATTATGCAACTGATGAACTTAAATTTACCGCAGGTGTAAACCGAGGCCAATTTGAGATTCTGTATGCTGGCGGGCGAAAACAATCAGTAACAGATCTAATTTATGGTGTGGGTATGACCTATGGTGATTTTAATAAACCTGGTTGGTATGCATCAGCGAATATAAATAAAAATGAAAACCATGATACTGATAATTTAGGTCGGTTAATTAAAGAAGCTGTCGGTTCTGAATCGTTAGTCAGTTACCGTTTCGATAACGATATCCGCACTTTCTTAGCCTACAACATATTTGATGCTGGTGACGATTACGTGATTCAACCAAACTTTAATGCTGATCCTAATGATGTGTTTAAACGACAATTTGCTGTTTTAGGTTTGCACTACTTTTTGGGCGATGACACTATTTTATACATCGAAGCACGTAAAGATTTTAGTGACTTTTCAAGTAATGATGCTGAGCAAGAAGCACAGATGTCACAAACCGAAGATGATGGTATAGCTATCGGTTTTAATTACACTTTGTAG